AATACCATTCGATATCCGTTTTCCTTCCGCCCCCGCCATTCGGGCCGGGCTTAACCGGAGTGTCGCCATGATTGGAAGAATTGCGGGTTTGGGCCTTGTCGTGGCAGGTGTCCTGCTGACCGCCACCATCGGGGCGAAGGCGGACACGGTTCGTCTGACGACCCTGGAATGGCCGCCCTATTCCGGCTCCCTGCCGGACAACGGTTTTTCAGCCATCGTGGTTCGCGAAGCCTTCAAGGCGATGGGCCACAATGTCGAGATCGAGGTGCTGCCCTGGCAGCGTGCCGTCCACAATGCCAAGGAGGAACCGGGCGTCGTCGGCTATTTCCCGGAATATCCGGCCGATCTCGACGGCTTTTCTCTCTCCGAATCGATTGGTGAGAGCCCGCTCGGCCTCATCGTTCCGGCTGGCGCCAGCATCTCCGACACCACCCCCGCCGGGCTGGCGCGCCTGAAGCTTGGCGTCGTCAGCGGCTATGTGAACGCCAAGCCGGTGACCGAAGCCATCACCGCCGGCCTGAAGCCCGAGGCCGTGGTGGACGACGCCACCAACATCCGCAAGGTGGCCGCCGGCCGCATCCAGGCGGCGGAAATCGACCGCTACGTCTTCTCCTACCTGATGCGCAACAGTGCCGATCTGCAGCCGCTCCAGGGCAAGGTGGAGTTCGGACCGGCGCTGGAATCGAAGACGCTGCATGTGGCCTTCAACACCAAGCCGGAGGGCCGCAAATGGGCGGCGATCTTCGCCGAGGGGCTGAAGAAGATCGATGTCGGCACCCTCCAGAAACAGCACCTGTCTTCGGCGCAGTAACGAAGGATCGCCGCTGCGGATGCGGCTGCGAATAAGGAGTAGCGATGTTCGGACTCTACCGTCGCAATCTCATGGTCCGCGTCCTGGCGCCCATCGCCGCCCTGTTCATCGTTCTTGCCCTGGCCGCGATGGCGGGGGTCGCCTACATGAACATGAGCGTGGCCCGCAACGGCCTTGCCGACCGCGCGCAAATGATCGCAACCGCGCTCGCCGGCGGCGCCAGCGAGGCGCTGTGGAACATGGACTCCAACGCGGCGACGGCCCTGCTGGCGGCACTGGCGGCCGATCCCGATTATCTCGGCAGCGCGATCAAGGAAAAGAGCGGCAAACTCTTCGCCGCCCATGGCGGCGCGTCCGCCCCCTCCGCCGCCGAGATCCTGGGCAGCGCCCCCATCCTGCGCGGCGATGGCGCCAAGGCGGCGGAGATCGGCACGATCCAGGTGCGGCTGTCGACCGGGCGCATCCAGGACGACATCCGCTCCACCACCGCCATCATCGCCTTGGCGGCCCTGCTGGCGGTGTTGGTGGTCTGCGGGGTGCTCAGCGTCATCGTCCGCAGCGTGACCCGGCCGATCGCCCAGATGACCGGGGTGATGAGCACGCTCGCCTCCGGCGGGACCGAGGTCGAAATCCCGGCCATCGGCCGCGAGGACGAGGTCGGCAAGATGGCCCTGGCGGTCGAGACCTTCCGGGAGAACGCCCTTGAGCGGCGGCGGCTGGAGGCCGAGCAGGGCCGCCTGCGCGAAGCGGGCGAACTGCAACGGCGGCAGGCGCTGGCGTCGGTCGCCGAGAGCTTCGACCGCGATGTCGGACGGTTGCTGGCCGGCGTCAACGAGACCGCGGCGTCGATGAGCCTGTCGGTCGGCGAGGTCGCCGCCAGCGCCGGGGAGAACGCCTCCGTCAGCCAGACCGTGGCCCACACGGCCGAGGAGGTCAGCGGCAATGTCCAGACCGTCGCCGCCGCGGTGGAGCAGTTGGCCGCGTCGATTCGCGAAATCTCGGTCCAGGCCCAGAGCTCGCAAACCGAATCGACCGGCGCCAGCCGTCAGGTCGCCAACACGGTGGACATCATGGACCGGCTGGTCGGCGATGCCGGGCGGATCGGCGACGTCCTGACCCTGATCACCTCCATCGCCGGCCAGACCAATCTGCTGGCGCTGAACGCCACCATCGAGGCGGCCCGCGCCGGCGAGGCCGGCAAGGGCTTCGCCGTGGTGGCCACCGAGGTGAAGAACCTTGCCGGCCAGACCGCCAAGGCGACGGAGGAAATCTCCGCCCTGATCGGCGCCATCCAGGCCTCGACCGGCGACGCCGCCGGCAGGATCGGCGACATCTCCCGCGTCATGGGGCAGTTGAGCGGCATCAGCGCCTCCATCGCCGCCGCCGTGGAGCAGCAGAATTCGGCGACGACGGAAATCAGCCGCGCCGTTCAGCAGGCCGCCCAGGGAACCGAGCGGCTGCGCCAGAATGTCCACACCGTCGCCGACGCCGCCCAGCGCAACGGCACCGCCGCGGCAAGTCTGCATGGCGGCATCCAGCAGTTGGAGCGGAGCGTCCACGACCTCCAGTCGCAGGTCGACCGTTTCGTCGGAACCTTGCAGGCCGGGTGAGGCCCCAACGACGGGCACGCGGCCCACGCCGGCACCGGCGCCGCGTGCCACCTGCCGTTCACGCCTCCGCGCCGGCGACGTGAACGGCGAGACGCTCCCTCTCGAAGGCCCGGCCCAGAGGGGCGGGCGGCTCGGCATCCGTGACCAGAAGCCCGAAATCGCCGGCCGGGGCGATGCGGACGATGGCCGAGCGCGCGAATTTCCCGGCATCCGCCACCGCGACGGACCGGCGCGCGGCGGCCATGGCGACCCGCTTGATGCCGATCTTCTGCATGTCGAAATCCATCGGCGCGCCATCCTCGTCGAAGCCGGAAATGCCGATCACCGCCAGATCGAGCCGGCAGCGCTCCAGCGTCGCGATCACCGCGTCGCCGACCAGCGAGCCGTCGGCGCCATGCACGACGCCGCCGGTCACGAAGACGTCGATGCCGGGTCGGCCGGCCAGCAGACTGCCGGCCGACAGGCTGTTGGTGAAGACATGCAGGCGCCGCTTGCCGCGCAGGGCACGCGCCACCGCCTCCACCGTCGTGCCGACGTCGAGGAAGACCGACGCCCCGTCCGGCACCAGTGCCGCGACGGCGGCGCCGATCCGTTCCTTGTCCTGGGGCGCGATGGTCTGCTTCTCGACATAGCCGAGCCGGACGGTCTGGTCGCGCACCCCGGCGCCGCCATGGAAGCGCTGGAGCAGGCCGGCGCCATCGAGCCGGATGATGTCCCGGCGGATGGTCTGGTCGGACACCGCGAAATGCTCCGACAGGGCTTCGATGGTCACGAATCCCCGGTCCCGGATCAGTGCCAGGATTTCCCGCTGCCGCTGGGGAAGGCCGTGTTCCCGGTCGTCGGCGTTACCGTTCATCATCATGCCGCCCAAATCCCGCGCCGGGTGGTTGTGGAAGAAAACGATCAATTCTTTACAGCACAGGGCATGGGCTGACAAGCGGGGCGGCGCGCCAAGCGCGGGACGCCGCCTTCCAAAGACGGCCCCATTCAACGACGCTGTCCCTGAATTGCAGCCTCGTGGTCACAAAAGGATCATCGAGCCGTGGTATGTAAGAAAACGATCAGATTGTGATCGAAATTTTACACCAGCCCGGCGCAACATGCCCATCGTCACCGCCCTCTACCTGCTGTATCTGGCCGCCCCCATCCTCCTGCTCGCCATCGGGTCGGTTGGGGAGTCCTGGACCAACAGCCTGCTGCCCAGCGGCCTGACCACCGGATGGTATGGGCAGGTCTGGTCGGATGCGAGCTTCCGCCGGGCCCTCACCGTCAGCCTGACCGTCTGCGCCGCGACCTGCGCGGTGACGGCGCTCATCGGCGTGCCGCTCGCCTACGCCATCTATGGCGCGTCCCGCCATGGCGTGCGCGCCGCCGCCCGCGTCCTGTTCCTGCTGCCGGTGGCGGCGCCGCCGCTGGTTCTCGGCTTCGGCTTCATCCTGGTGTTCTCGTCGGACAGCCTGCCCTTCCTCGGCAGCGGCTGGCTGCTGGTCGCCGGCCATGTGGTGACGACCCTGCCCTACCTGATGCAGACGCTGGTCGCCGACATGCGCCATCTCGACCTCGCCACGCTGGAAACCGCGGCGGAATCGCTGGGCGCCGGCTTCCGCCAGCGGCTGTTCGGGGTGGTGGTCCCAAGCCTGCGCCAGAGCCTGTCCTCCGGCCTGATCATGGTGGCCGCGCTGTCGATCGGCGAGTTCCAGCTGTCCAACCTGATCGCCGGTTTCCTCTCCCGCCCCTATCCGGTGGTGCTGCTCCAGGCCTTCTACGGCGCCACCGGCTTCGCCTGCGCCGGCACCATGGTGCTGCTGCTGCTGGCCGTCCTGTCCGCCCTCGCCTCGGCCACGGCCGGGCGCGGGCTTCCCTCCAGGAAAGGGACGCCGTCATGAGCGTCATCGTCGACTCCCTCGCCTTCCGCTACCCCACCGCCGCGGCCGGCCTCGATGGCGTCAGCCTCGGCGTGGCGCCGGGCGAGTTCTGCGCCGTCATCGGTCCGTCTGGCTGCGGCAAATCCACCCTGCTGAAGCTGATCGCCGGCTTCCTCAGCCCGGCGGCCGGACGCATCCATATCGCCGGGGCCGACATGACCGGGGTGCCGCCGCGGCTGCGCAATCTCGGCATCGTCTTCCAGAATTACGCCCTGTTCCCCCACATGACGGCGCTGGAGAATGTCGCCTATCCGCTGAAGCTGCGCGGCGTCGGCCGGGCCGAGCGGCTGCGCCGGGCCGGTCAAGCGCTGGAACGCACCCGCCTGGCGGGGCTGGCCGACCGTCATCCCCGCCAGTTGTCCGGCGGCCAGCAACAGCGGGTGGCGCTCGCCCGCGCCCTGGTCTTCGCCCCCGGCGCCCTGTTGCTGGACGAACCGCTGTCGGCGCTGGACGCCGCCCACCGCGCAGCGATGCGGGACGAGATCCGCGCGGTGCAGCGCGAACATGGCATCGCCACCCTGCACGTCACCCACGACCAGGAGGAGGCGCTGTCCATCGCCGACAAGGTCGCGGTGATGCGCGACGGCGCCCTGCTCCAGCTCGCCAGCCCGCAGGAGCTTTACGACCGTCCGGCCGACCGCTTCGTCGCCGGCTTCGTCGGCCACGCCAACCTGTTCGACGGCAGGGTGCGCGGAGCGGATCTGGTGGAGACCGCCATCGGGCCGCTGGCCTGCGCCACCGAGGGCCGCGCGGTTGGAACCAGCGTCACCTTGCTGGCGCGTCCGGAGGCGATCCGCATCGACCCGCCCGACGATGCCGTCAACCGCTTCGCCGGGACGCTGGTCCGCGACCGCTTCCTCGGTTCGCTGCGCCGCTACGACCTCGCCGTGCCGGGCGGCACGATCCTGGGCGAGACCCTGTCCCGCGCCGACATCCGGTCGGTTCAAATCCCGCCGGAGTGCCTGCGCATCCTGCCCGCCTGACCGGCATTGCAAACCCCTCCCCCGCCGGCCGATCCCGCCGGCCTCCCTGGAAAGGCCCGACCTGATGAAACGCCTGATCACCGCGGTCGCCCTGTCGGCTGCCGGCCTGATGACCGCCGCCCTGCCGACCACCGGCACCGCCCTGGCCCAAGCCACCACCGTCGAGGCGGTCACCACCGGCGAGGAGCTCTATCAGGGCGAGCGCGCCCTCTATGAGCAGGCCCTGAAGGAGGGGCTGGTCGTCTCCTTCGACACCGGCCCGACCTGGGCCAACTGGGCGGCGGAGTTCGCCGCCTTCAAGAAGCGCTATCCCGGCGTCGAAATGACCTACAATGATCTCGGCTCCGCCGCGACGGTGGTGGCGCTCGACAAGGCGCGCAACCGCCCGCAGGCCGACACCGCCTATTACTTCGCCGCCTCCGCCTTCGACGCCATGGCCAAGGATGTCGTCGCCCCCTTCAAGCCGGTGAATTTCGACACGCTGCCGGAGGTGTTCCGCGATGCCGACGGCAAATGGTTCACCATCCATTCGCTGACCGTCGCCTTCGTCGTCAACACCAAGCTGGTGAAGGAGGTGCCGAGGAGCTGGGCCGACCTGCTGAAGCCCGAATACAAGAACAGCGTCGTCTATCTCGACCCGCGCTCCACCGGCATCGGGCAGGTGATCAGCTTCGCCGCCAATTTCGGCAATGGCGGCGACATGGACAATCTCCAGCCCGGCTTCGACTATTTCGCCCGCCTGCACAAGTCGGGCAACGTGATGCGGGTCGAGGGCACCACCCCTTACGCCAAGTTCGTCAAGGGCGAGATTCCGATCTGGATCTCCTACGAGAATGACGGGCTGAAGGCCAAGCACACCGACGGGCTGGGCGACGCCGTCTCCGTGGTCATCCCGGCCGAGGCGTCGGCCGCCGCCCCCTATGGCATCAGCCTGGTGAAGAACGGCCCCAACCCGAACGCCGGCAAGCTGTGGTTGAACTTCATCATGAGCGCCAAGGGCCAGGCGATCTTCGCCGAGGGCTATGTCCGCCCGTCGGTGCCCGGCGTCGCCCTGCCGGCCGACATCGCGGCGAAGCTGCCGCCGGCCCCGCAGGTCCGCCCCCTCGACGTCAAGCTGGCGGCCGAGCGCAAGGCGGCGGTCGATGCCGGCTGGACCAAGGCGGCGCTCGGCAAATGAACCGTTCCGCCCACGGCATCGCATCGCAAGGTCAGGGATCATGAGCAGATCGCCCGTTCTCCTGCTGCCGCTCGCGCTGCCGGGTCTGGCGGTGCTGATCCTCTTCTTCCTGCTGCCGCTGGGCACGGTGGTTTGGCAGGCGCTGGCCGGGGACGCCTTCCAGCGCGTCCTCGGCCAGGGCGACCTGCTGGCGGCCTTGGGAAATTCGTTGCTGCTCGGGCTGGAAGCCGGGCTGGTCGCGGTGGTGCTGGGCGTCGCCGTCGCCCTGCATCTCGCCCGGCTGCCGCCGGCGCGGCGCGCCTTGTTGCAGGTGGTCATCGCCCTGCCGCTGACCTTTTCCGGCCTGATCGTCGCCTACGGCTTCATCCTGCTGCTCGGCCGTGCCGGCTTCGCCACGCTGCTGCTGGCGGAGCTGGGCGCCGACCCGGCCGCGATCGCCGCCTTCCTCTATGACCGGCCCGGTCTGGTGCTGGCCTACAGCTATTTCCTGACACCGCGCGTGATCCTGACGCTGCTGCCGGTCTTCGCCAATTTCGACCACCGCCAGACCGAAGCGGCGGAATCGATGGGGGCCAGCCGGCTGCGCGCCTTGATCGACATCCTCGCCCCGCAGGTGGCGCCCACCGTGCTCGCCTCCTTCGCGCTGGTGACGGCGGTGGCCTTCGGCGCCTATGGCACGGCGCTGGCCCTGGTCGGCACCCAGCTCAACATCCTTCCCCTGCGGCTCTACAGCCTGATCGCCGATGCCGGCGCCGATTTCCCGCTGGCCGCCGCCCTGTCGGTGCTGCTGCTGGCCGTCTGTTCCTTCCTGATGGCGGTGGCGGAGATCGCCGCCGCCCGTTCCGAGGCCGACCACCATGTTCGAACTTGACCGCGCCGCCAACCGGCTGCACCACGCCGGCCATCTCTTCGATCCCGCCAGCCGCGGCTGGACCACCGGCCCGGCGCCCGCCGGGGCGGAACCGCTCGACCCGGAACAGGCGCTGCGCTGGCTCCAGACGCTCAGCGGCCATCCGCTGCGGGCGCCGGTCGGGGTGATCGGGCCGAACGAGGCGACCGCAGCCGTCCTCGCCGCCGCCGAGGCCGCCGGCGCCGGTCTCGCACGCAGCGGGCTCACTCTGCTGTGCGGAGGCCGCCAGGGGGTGATGGAAGCGGCCTGCCGCGGCGCCTCGCAAGCCGGCGGCCTGAGCATCGCCCTGCTGCCGGGGGCCGACCCCGCCACCGCCAACCCCCATGCCGGGATCGTGCTGGCGTCGGGCATCGGCGAGGCGCGCAACGCGCTGATCGCCCAGGCCAGCCAGTGCCTGATCGCGGTCGGCGACAGCTATGGCACCTTGTCGGAGGTGGCGCTGGGGCTGCGGCTGGGCAAGACGGTCTTCGGGCTGGCCGGCGCCGCCGCGGTCGACGGGGTTCGCCATCTCGCCGGCACCGCCGACCTGCCGCAGGCGCTCGCCGCCCATCTGCTGGGTGTTCCGGACCGCTGACCGACCGCCGCTCAGATGCCGGTGCCGAGCCCCGCCGCCGACGCGGGCTCTCCGCCGTCATCGGCGAAATGGCAGGCGACGCTGTGCCCGGGCGACAGCGCCCGCAATGCCGGGACCTCCTGCCGGCAGCGGTCGGCGGCGATGGGACAGCGGGTGTGGAAACGGCACCCCGGCGGCAGGTCGTACGGGCTCGGCGTGTCGCCGGCCAATCCGGCCCCACCCGGCACCACCGGTCCGTCGATCCTCGGCGCGGCGTCGAGCAGCGCGCGGGTGTAGGGATGGGCCGGGCGGCGCCACAGGCTGTCGCGGTCGCCCAGCTCGACGATGCGGCCGAGATACATCACCGCCACCCGGTCGGAGATGTATTCCACCACCGACAGGTCATGGCCGATGAACAGGAAGCTGACGCCCAGCGTCCGCTGGAGGTCGGTCAGCAAATTCAGGATCTGGGCCTGGACCGAGACGTCGAGTGCCGAAACGGGCTCGTCCAGCACCACGATCTTCGGCTCCAACGCCAGCGCGCGGGCGATGCCGATACGCTGGCGCTGGCCGCCCGAGAACTCGTGCGGACGCCGGGACGCCGCCTCGGGCGGCAATCCCACCTTGCCCAGCAGGTCGACGACGCGCGCCCGCCGTTCGGCGCGGTTGCCGATGCCGTGGATCGCCAGCGGCTCGGCCAGCAGTTCGCCCACCGTCCAGCGCGGATCGAGCGAGGCCGCCGGATCCTGCAACACCATCTGGAGGTCGCGCCGCGCCGCCCGCAACTGCCGCCGGGAGGCGCGGGTGATGTCGGCGCCGCCCAGCCGGATGGTGCCGGCGCTGGGCTCGGTCAGCCGGACGATCGCCCGCGCCAGCGTCGATTTTCCGCAGCCGGATTCGCCGACGATCCCCAGCGTTTCGCCGGGGGCGAGGTCGAAGGACACGTCGTCCAGGGCATGGACCATCCCGCGTGGAGTCGCGTAATCGACCGACAGCCCGCTGACCGACAGGACGGGCGCGGCGGCCGGAGCGGCGTCAGATGGCATGGCTCTCTCCCGCATGATGGCAGGCGACGAGGCCGCTGCCGGCCGGGCGCGGCGGCGGAACGGCCTGGGCGCAGCGCGCGTCGGCCAGCGGGCAGCGCGGGGCGAAGGCGCAGCCGGGCGGCATCGCCGCCAGCGCCGGCACCGCGCCGGGGATCTCGGTCAGACGTTCCCGTGCCAGACCCGCCGGACCGCTCCCGGCCTGCGGCCGCGCGGCGATGCCCCGCGGCTGGGCGGCGATCAGCCCCTGGGTGTAGGGGTGGAAGGGATCGGCG
This portion of the Azospirillum sp. B510 genome encodes:
- a CDS encoding substrate-binding periplasmic protein; the protein is MIGRIAGLGLVVAGVLLTATIGAKADTVRLTTLEWPPYSGSLPDNGFSAIVVREAFKAMGHNVEIEVLPWQRAVHNAKEEPGVVGYFPEYPADLDGFSLSESIGESPLGLIVPAGASISDTTPAGLARLKLGVVSGYVNAKPVTEAITAGLKPEAVVDDATNIRKVAAGRIQAAEIDRYVFSYLMRNSADLQPLQGKVEFGPALESKTLHVAFNTKPEGRKWAAIFAEGLKKIDVGTLQKQHLSSAQ
- a CDS encoding methyl-accepting chemotaxis protein, whose product is MFGLYRRNLMVRVLAPIAALFIVLALAAMAGVAYMNMSVARNGLADRAQMIATALAGGASEALWNMDSNAATALLAALAADPDYLGSAIKEKSGKLFAAHGGASAPSAAEILGSAPILRGDGAKAAEIGTIQVRLSTGRIQDDIRSTTAIIALAALLAVLVVCGVLSVIVRSVTRPIAQMTGVMSTLASGGTEVEIPAIGREDEVGKMALAVETFRENALERRRLEAEQGRLREAGELQRRQALASVAESFDRDVGRLLAGVNETAASMSLSVGEVAASAGENASVSQTVAHTAEEVSGNVQTVAAAVEQLAASIREISVQAQSSQTESTGASRQVANTVDIMDRLVGDAGRIGDVLTLITSIAGQTNLLALNATIEAARAGEAGKGFAVVATEVKNLAGQTAKATEEISALIGAIQASTGDAAGRIGDISRVMGQLSGISASIAAAVEQQNSATTEISRAVQQAAQGTERLRQNVHTVADAAQRNGTAAASLHGGIQQLERSVHDLQSQVDRFVGTLQAG
- a CDS encoding DeoR/GlpR family DNA-binding transcription regulator produces the protein MMMNGNADDREHGLPQRQREILALIRDRGFVTIEALSEHFAVSDQTIRRDIIRLDGAGLLQRFHGGAGVRDQTVRLGYVEKQTIAPQDKERIGAAVAALVPDGASVFLDVGTTVEAVARALRGKRRLHVFTNSLSAGSLLAGRPGIDVFVTGGVVHGADGSLVGDAVIATLERCRLDLAVIGISGFDEDGAPMDFDMQKIGIKRVAMAAARRSVAVADAGKFARSAIVRIAPAGDFGLLVTDAEPPAPLGRAFERERLAVHVAGAEA
- a CDS encoding ABC transporter permease; this encodes MPIVTALYLLYLAAPILLLAIGSVGESWTNSLLPSGLTTGWYGQVWSDASFRRALTVSLTVCAATCAVTALIGVPLAYAIYGASRHGVRAAARVLFLLPVAAPPLVLGFGFILVFSSDSLPFLGSGWLLVAGHVVTTLPYLMQTLVADMRHLDLATLETAAESLGAGFRQRLFGVVVPSLRQSLSSGLIMVAALSIGEFQLSNLIAGFLSRPYPVVLLQAFYGATGFACAGTMVLLLLAVLSALASATAGRGLPSRKGTPS
- a CDS encoding ABC transporter ATP-binding protein produces the protein MSVIVDSLAFRYPTAAAGLDGVSLGVAPGEFCAVIGPSGCGKSTLLKLIAGFLSPAAGRIHIAGADMTGVPPRLRNLGIVFQNYALFPHMTALENVAYPLKLRGVGRAERLRRAGQALERTRLAGLADRHPRQLSGGQQQRVALARALVFAPGALLLDEPLSALDAAHRAAMRDEIRAVQREHGIATLHVTHDQEEALSIADKVAVMRDGALLQLASPQELYDRPADRFVAGFVGHANLFDGRVRGADLVETAIGPLACATEGRAVGTSVTLLARPEAIRIDPPDDAVNRFAGTLVRDRFLGSLRRYDLAVPGGTILGETLSRADIRSVQIPPECLRILPA
- a CDS encoding ABC transporter substrate-binding protein, which codes for MKRLITAVALSAAGLMTAALPTTGTALAQATTVEAVTTGEELYQGERALYEQALKEGLVVSFDTGPTWANWAAEFAAFKKRYPGVEMTYNDLGSAATVVALDKARNRPQADTAYYFAASAFDAMAKDVVAPFKPVNFDTLPEVFRDADGKWFTIHSLTVAFVVNTKLVKEVPRSWADLLKPEYKNSVVYLDPRSTGIGQVISFAANFGNGGDMDNLQPGFDYFARLHKSGNVMRVEGTTPYAKFVKGEIPIWISYENDGLKAKHTDGLGDAVSVVIPAEASAAAPYGISLVKNGPNPNAGKLWLNFIMSAKGQAIFAEGYVRPSVPGVALPADIAAKLPPAPQVRPLDVKLAAERKAAVDAGWTKAALGK
- a CDS encoding ABC transporter permease — protein: MSRSPVLLLPLALPGLAVLILFFLLPLGTVVWQALAGDAFQRVLGQGDLLAALGNSLLLGLEAGLVAVVLGVAVALHLARLPPARRALLQVVIALPLTFSGLIVAYGFILLLGRAGFATLLLAELGADPAAIAAFLYDRPGLVLAYSYFLTPRVILTLLPVFANFDHRQTEAAESMGASRLRALIDILAPQVAPTVLASFALVTAVAFGAYGTALALVGTQLNILPLRLYSLIADAGADFPLAAALSVLLLAVCSFLMAVAEIAAARSEADHHVRT
- a CDS encoding ABC transporter ATP-binding protein, whose product is MPSDAAPAAAPVLSVSGLSVDYATPRGMVHALDDVSFDLAPGETLGIVGESGCGKSTLARAIVRLTEPSAGTIRLGGADITRASRRQLRAARRDLQMVLQDPAASLDPRWTVGELLAEPLAIHGIGNRAERRARVVDLLGKVGLPPEAASRRPHEFSGGQRQRIGIARALALEPKIVVLDEPVSALDVSVQAQILNLLTDLQRTLGVSFLFIGHDLSVVEYISDRVAVMYLGRIVELGDRDSLWRRPAHPYTRALLDAAPRIDGPVVPGGAGLAGDTPSPYDLPPGCRFHTRCPIAADRCRQEVPALRALSPGHSVACHFADDGGEPASAAGLGTGI